The genomic interval TCTTGATTTCAAGGTTTGGCGCTAATTGAGCTTCACAACTCCTTTTTTCTGTTGAGGCTGAGAGGCATGAAGAAAGGGTTGCGGCTGTAGCGCCAAATGCTCACCCATCAGCATCAATTCAGAAATGCCTCAAACCTTAATTTGCAAGCCACTGAATTTATCTCTATTGATATGGTGACTGAATCAAAAATGTCTATGCTTGTGTTTGATTCTTATTTTGTAGGTGAGGGTTAAGCCTGGAAGTAGTGAAGTGGAGCTCGATTTGTCCATGGATGTTGATTCCCAGAATTATGATCAAGACTGTGGTACCAAACTAAAAATGACAAAGCAGGTCtcttatcattttacttattgaTTTTAAAGTAATCTGTAGATTAATTTGATTCCAGTTTGGCTGGAGAGTAAATTAAGTTTAGAAGGTTCGGACTCTATTGGTGTAGCATCAGTGGTTTTACCACTTGATAATTCTTTATACTCTATTTTGTTTCAATTTGTTTGTCTGCTCGAAGCTCATCAACTGTTACCATGAAACTTCTGGGTGCTGCCAGAAAGTGTCATTGAATCTTACAAGCTTGTTTTCCTTGTAAAAACTTGTAGGAACGAAATTTTCAAGTCTAGATAAGcaattatttatgtaataaaaCAAGCTAGCAATGCAATTGATAAACAAAATGATCTCTACTTCTTTATTTGATAATAAAATGTGTTACATAAGAAATATGgtttttcaaaacataaaacatTAAAACCCAACATAACTCTGGTGTCATTCTCTCCTTGTGTACTGCTTTTGAAAAAAGATTTGCCTTCAATTATATGACATTGTTtcatcttttctttctttctttagaCTTTGTGTAGTTTATGGAAGACACCTCGAGCAACTGGCTACGCTGTGGGAGTTTTGAAGGGTAATAAAGTATGTATATCTATGAAAATGCCTTTTAGATATGGTTATGTATGGATTTTCAAGTTTGATACGACTATTACTGCACACAATGTTGGTGAATTATTTTAACAATCCAACATTTTTAATATATTCACTCACTTCTCTTCATCTTGCAGTTACACCTCAATCCTGTTCATGCAGTTGCACAGCTTCGTCCATCACTAAATCATTTGAGTTCTGGTGGCTCCAAAAGGAAGGATAAGGTTACAGGAGATGCTGAAgacaaaattaaattagaagAATCTAAACTTGTTGGTTCTTCAAAGAAGCAGGTACTCATTTTTTCCATTTCAATTTCTAGTTGTCTTGTGCATATTTTGAGTGCTTCAGTTACCTTCTCACTTATCCCTTTTCTCTGTGCAGATTAAGCAAGTGAATTCAGTGGAGCAGAAAACTGCAGATGGGGAGGTATCAGTTGCTATTCATAATAAGTGAAATTTCCGTTTCATTTTTCAAACACTTTCTTTTCACTCATTGAAACATTTTGTATGGTTCTCATAACTGATTAGAAGTACTCCGTGTACAGAACTTTAACTATCTGCTATTTTTACCTTTAAACACTGAATTGTTTCTTAGATAAtgttcttttaatttattttgttattgatcCTTTAAAATATTACTTGCCCATATTGATTTTTAAACTTTCTTCCAATTGGCTATGTGATTGGCTGGTGTCCTTTCACTTGTTATAAGATACGATATTGGAAAATTCTAATTTATATTAATCTTAGTATGATAAAACACAATTTTTTCGTAGGGTTGGATTCCACTCAAGTACCATGGCTCCGACACTGAATTTTCATCCACATATATACGAAAAATGGTTGCTGAAGAGTCCTCACCTTTACAGTTTACAATGACCCCGTATGTTTGTTACTAGTATTACTACTACCACGACTAACTATAATTCAAtaaattacaaatattattGTTAGAGACAACGCCTCAATTGTACAaagttataatatttttaaagtatTAAATGTGCTTATGATGTTTGATTTTGATCATTATTTGCAGGAGTGACTACATTAACTCATTGTGTCCTGGAGCCTTCAAGAATGTTGATAAGCCCAAAGGCCCTTCAAAGAGGTACGTTCTAGTTATGCGTTTATCTTgtttctaattaaaattttggaGATCTTTATATGTATAGTGTTCATGCTTATAATTAAACGATTCATTCGTATACTATGTTCTTTCATTTTGTTACTTAGTTTTATTCCTGGTTTGATCCTTATCGCTAAGATGTGCAACTTTTTTTCAGGTTGTTGCTTTCACTGCCCCTAGAAGAGCGTATTAAGAAATTACTTTGTGAGGTTAGTTGCTAGTTCCTTGCATTTCATTTAGAGTAGCTACACTGCATTTCggactatttatttttttccttctttgtaATCATTCAAGGCGTTTGTTTTAGGGACCTCCTGTTCACCGATTCAGTGCTCTTAAGCATTATGCTCCTGATTGTACAACAGAAGAGCTTTTGGATGTTCTTCAGAATCATGCTTTATTAGTGCAAGGTTTCTGGGCTCCTAAGAGTTCGTTGTTGTATACTGCTAAAGAGGATGGCATTCGACGTATAGCTAGGGATTacattcttcttttattttggaAGAGTCCAGTTATTACCACATCATCTTTACAAAATCCACCACCTCTTAAAAAGGCGGTGAACGAATTTCTGAGGGTTTTTTCTGTTGAAAGACCTAAAGTCAAAGATTGGAAATTTAAAGAGCAAACAGATACTTCATTTATAAAACTCTACCCCGACATTGTTAAGAAGCAAGAACATGGTTGGGAAGAAGTGGAGAGACGTATCATGAGTAGTTTTGGAGACGGAAAATCTGCACGTGGTGCAAAGAATGTTGCCATGCCTAGTAGGCCTGTGAGACCATTGACTTCTGCAACAACAGTGGCAAAAGGTGCAAGTGAAGTTTTGATGGGGACAAACATTCCAGATGATATTCGAGAAGCTCTGTCATCAAAGGTCCTCCCAAAAGTTATACAAGATCACAAGGTTTGCAGGTATTTATCAGCAGCAAAAATTTATCTTTTCTCCTGTCAAATGAGCTTAAAAGAAGAATGCAAATATTGTAGTATGATTCTCCCATTAGTGTTGtatttgatatatatacatatatataaaggtCATTAGTAGAAGTTTCACTCACTATCTTGTTGTGTGTACTTAATAGTAGAATGTTCATCTTCCTTGCAGCTTTCAGCTGATATGTCAAGGTTTACGTGATTTGGCACTTAATAAATTGAATCTTCCAAAGGCAGATGCTAGATTTGTAAGAGCGGCAGCATATGGTACTGATTCTCCAGATGAGCTGCGGAAACTTGTAGATCATGTTGCAATCAATATTCATGATCTATATGTCTTGAAGTCATCTCCAGAGCATCCACAATATGATCCATTCAGGTTGTCCCCATTTCTATTTCTAATATGAAGTAAATGGCTGCTTGGAATTGATTAGCACCTTTTATCTAGTGTGACTATACTAGTTGGCATATGAGACTGCCATGCTAGTTTGTAATCTTTTCTTGCTATAAAGATTATGATTATGATGAAACTAGTGGTAACTTGTTAGGCCCTAGGATAAATATGGTGTGCTAGAATATAGTAAATAAAAAGAGCAAATGATTCTTTGTTTGGGAGGGTAGTTTTGAGTGAGAGATTACTATGTATAGGTGAGTAAGAGAATAGAAGGGTATGTAATGTATTGAGTAAAACTCTTTGCATCAAAGGGGCCTTAGGGTTCTCATAGTTTGTATTGGTTTTCTCATACATTCAACATAATAATCTACTGTTTCTCTATATTTTGCTACTGCTCTATTGTTTTTCTGGTACTATTCTTGCTGTTGTGTTGTAGTATTGGGTACCGGTTTATTATCTACAGCTGGTTCTCATCATAACTGATGATTGTATCATTATCTTATTTTGACATTTGTGTTTTCTTCACTTATCTAAAATAAATTGTGCTCTTTTCAGGAATGTTGTCATTGATCTTCTACGCCAGAATGGACCCAATGCGAAACTTAAAAAAGCGGAAATTTTTGATGCTGCTAAGAAATCCCTAAACAGGgatataaataacaatgagtATAGTAAGGTTAGCTGTTGAACTTGTTTATACGGCTTTTTCGGTGTTCTCTTTTTACATATAGTACtttaagaaattagaaaagaaGGGATGGGCTTAGAGTGAggttaaattagtttaaatctttttaacttGTGATCCTGCAAGTACTCCATGATGTTCTAGTAAAAGTCCCGCATGCACATAATCCTGCTTGCTTTACACTTAATCTGAATGAAGATCTTTTAGAAGCATCCTCAAAACGTTAAATGACTTCCTAGGCTTGAAGGGCATAAATTCGTTTATTTGATTGCAGAGTGCTGAAACTGTTACgatcattaatttattttcttcaatATTTTTTCTTGGAAGTTTAAATCTGAGCTGTGTTTGTTTAAAGAATGAGAACTCTGAGTAGTCTTATTTATTGATACAGGTCATGAATGAAATTTGTGTATTCAAGGGGTCATTTTGGATGTTGAAGAGCGGCGATGGCAATCCAAAATGATGGTCCTACATTACCCCCAGATGAAATACGCTCATCAAGGCATAGCTGCCGCCCAAAGTTTTGAAGGTTATACTACTTAGTTTCTTCCTCTCACATGTGCTCAAACATAAGTTTCTATCTACATCTCGGATTCATCAAACTCGCTATCGACTCATGACATGAACACTAAAACTCAGTTTTCTGCAATTGTTTTTAGAATAGGGATATATAAAGTAGGAGTAAAAGAGGAATTGGTACATTCTCGTGTTGGGGCTGCCTTTCATATCTTTTAATGGCAAATTTATGCCATCTTTTTGTCTTTCTAGTTCTGTAATGGCTACTTTATGGATTTGTGTTATAATTGTGTGGTTTTTATTACATTAACACTGAAATCCCATATAAGCCATTCTTTGTATATTCTTATCTTCTTCAGAGGTTTCACTTGAAAAGAAAGATTCTTATACTTAGCCCTCCTCTAAGTAGAGCAATTTGTGGGATTGGAATATAGTACTAGAAATAGAAAAATGACACTATTTTTGCCATTTACTTTTTCAACGAATATACAAATATCTATCATGTAACGTAATACTTGTTTAATGatgttttttaagtttttatgttaattttaacagaatattttattacttaacagaatattttttattaattttataatattattatatagggctgttcacaaagtatccgatccaatccaatccgcacgatccaatccaatccaatccgcaaaatgcggatatccgcacttgtgcggattggattggattgaaaaatctaaaatccgcacttgtgcggattggatgttgttttaacctcaaaaagtaaccgatccaatccaatccgtacttaattatatatatttttaaaaattataatatgtaatatatattaattaaaaaaggacacaaacttctaatttcttaatctttcttagtaatatattgagttggtgcattttatttattttgtaataaaaacacaaaaaaaataattcttattcacataaagtttaaatatgtatatactagcttatttattttagtaattagatacatatatattttagtgtaaatctaaagataagtatatacatatattgatatatatgtatattggtttaatttgtatataaatagagatggaaatagattattattggagattaagagacaatagtctttttttaatttttttttctatgaaatattaaataatttattattaaaaaaataaccgatccaaataaccgatccaatccgcactactgcggattggattggattggatttaaactcttatgcggatcggattggatccaaaatatgaaatccgcacttagtgcggattggatgttgtttgaccaaaaaagtgcggattggatcggatgaacacccctattattatatatatgtatttaaaaataaaaattatatagatattttgtataaaaaaaattaatttaaatttaaaatatttaaaatattattgatatttttaaatttattagtttaactttaacgtaaaataaaaaaattataaaaatattttacattgagaaatttaaatttaatgtattataaatatttttaaccatatttttaattttattattatttattttatattttaaattgaaattgtTGTAATAAAAGATTGATTGCTTTCTGTTTTAATTATGCTAAACCGATTCACACTATATTTTTCGTAAAGTTTGAGAATAAAAAatttttatatcaaatttaCGAATTGAGCCTATATATAGACACTCAAATTTGGTTATGTACGTTTTGGTTAAGAATAtagtaaattataataaatgtattatctgttataaaataatataaaataatataaagtagatgagaagaaagaagaagaagatgaagagaaaaagagaaagtgaatgaaaatttctgagttgtttattccaatggggtgaacccctatttatacaaatacaagagtgagatattaagaaactaagaaaaagggaaactaagaaaaaaaggaatattgattacaattaatggtaataaataaaagatttggacatccacataattattaatatttataacactccccattggatgtccataataactgccttattaaaaatcatgctgaaaacttgatcaaaggaaaaagagtatagtataaactaactccccctcatttaggcatttgtggagatcttctaatcgacgaatttcgatcttatctgccgtcttctcaaatgttgatgttggtaataactttgtgaataagtttacaagattgacacttgattaaatatgttgaacaccaatatgtattttcttgaagcgtataaagaagaatttcgtgaaatgtgttcaaactctatctccttcaatgtaccctccttttagttgagcgatgcaagcagtattatcttcatagagaactgtttgtgttgatacttctttatagagtgcaatccatatgtttcccgaatatgctatgttaatgatctcactcccacacattctctacttgcttcataaaatgcaagtatgttaacatgatttatagttgcctcgttaaaaatctTGCTAGAAAAACctagtgggacaaaatctgagctagggaaaaagagtacaatatatatttcatattcataactatttgcaagttgcctcgttaaaaaccttgccaggaaaaccaagtgggacaaaacctgagctaagggaaaaagagtgcaacatgaatatgtctccccctcatgcacatatgatccataattcttttggtgataataaatctcataagattattgttatcacttttaaaat from Cannabis sativa cultivar Pink pepper isolate KNU-18-1 chromosome 4, ASM2916894v1, whole genome shotgun sequence carries:
- the LOC115714398 gene encoding uncharacterized protein LOC115714398 — encoded protein: MDLDDLDEPTHAPSRVSRFAPKSSKFKPKPKTESDSTPQDPKREFEHPTLKHEPQELKVNKNEDELVLPPKTEIFSENGHVKMEMEPITEAKEEPKENDDFMDVDDREDTVVREIDVFFNPKMDEDTQLYVLQYPLRPCWRPYELDERCQEVRVKPGSSEVELDLSMDVDSQNYDQDCGTKLKMTKQTLCSLWKTPRATGYAVGVLKGNKLHLNPVHAVAQLRPSLNHLSSGGSKRKDKVTGDAEDKIKLEESKLVGSSKKQIKQVNSVEQKTADGEGWIPLKYHGSDTEFSSTYIRKMVAEESSPLQFTMTPSDYINSLCPGAFKNVDKPKGPSKRLLLSLPLEERIKKLLCEGPPVHRFSALKHYAPDCTTEELLDVLQNHALLVQGFWAPKSSLLYTAKEDGIRRIARDYILLLFWKSPVITTSSLQNPPPLKKAVNEFLRVFSVERPKVKDWKFKEQTDTSFIKLYPDIVKKQEHGWEEVERRIMSSFGDGKSARGAKNVAMPSRPVRPLTSATTVAKGASEVLMGTNIPDDIREALSSKVLPKVIQDHKVCSFQLICQGLRDLALNKLNLPKADARFVRAAAYGTDSPDELRKLVDHVAINIHDLYVLKSSPEHPQYDPFRNVVIDLLRQNGPNAKLKKAEIFDAAKKSLNRDINNNEYSKVMNEICVFKGSFWMLKSGDGNPK